The following proteins are encoded in a genomic region of Clostridium kluyveri:
- the glgA gene encoding glycogen synthase GlgA — protein MKVLFAASESHPFVKTGGLADVIGTLPRYLKKIGVDVRVVIPRYSAIKSHLASKFNFIKYFYVPVGWRNKYCGIFQCEYMGVIYYLIDNEYYFFRDELYGYYDDGERFAFFNRAVLDMLWQINYKPDIIHCNDWHTGMIPVLYKIQYKQSSFYRGVKFVFSIHNLLFQGNFDRNILGELFNLDGSLYKNGSVELNGAVSFMKSGINYSDKISTVSRSYAFEIQSPEYGENLDGLLRSRSSDLWGIVNGIDYDIYNPEKDNMIFRNYNKNNLRNKMINKLKIQNDLNLDINENVPVLAIISRFTPQKGMDIIKTIGERLVSKHVQLIVLGTGYNEYEEYFRYLSSKYPKNVSTNIYFDDVLAHKIYAASDMFLMPSLFEPCGLGQLIALRYGTIPIVRETGGLKDTIIPYNKYTGEGNGFSFANFDGDDLLRIINDAVDYFEEKDIWNNIVTHAMESNNSWDNSAKLYKSLYESLL, from the coding sequence ATGAAAGTGCTATTTGCTGCTTCTGAATCGCATCCCTTTGTTAAAACAGGAGGACTTGCAGATGTAATAGGCACACTCCCCCGATATTTAAAAAAAATAGGGGTTGATGTAAGAGTAGTTATACCAAGATACAGTGCAATAAAATCCCATTTAGCAAGTAAATTCAATTTTATTAAGTATTTTTATGTACCCGTAGGCTGGAGGAATAAATACTGTGGAATATTTCAATGTGAATATATGGGGGTGATTTATTACCTGATAGACAATGAATATTATTTTTTCAGGGATGAATTATATGGTTATTATGACGATGGTGAAAGATTTGCCTTTTTCAATAGAGCTGTGCTTGACATGTTATGGCAAATTAACTATAAACCAGACATAATACATTGTAATGATTGGCATACGGGAATGATTCCTGTATTATATAAAATTCAATATAAACAGAGTAGTTTCTATAGAGGAGTTAAATTTGTATTCAGTATACATAATCTTCTCTTTCAAGGAAACTTTGATAGAAATATTTTAGGAGAATTATTTAACCTTGACGGGAGTCTGTATAAAAATGGAAGTGTAGAATTAAACGGAGCTGTAAGTTTTATGAAGAGCGGTATAAATTATAGTGATAAGATATCTACAGTAAGCCGTTCCTACGCTTTTGAAATACAGAGTCCAGAATATGGAGAAAATCTTGATGGTCTTCTGAGAAGCAGAAGCAGTGATCTTTGGGGGATAGTAAATGGAATAGATTATGATATTTATAACCCTGAAAAAGATAATATGATATTTAGAAACTATAATAAAAATAATTTAAGAAATAAAATGATAAATAAATTAAAAATTCAAAATGATCTTAATCTGGACATAAATGAAAATGTACCTGTCTTGGCTATAATATCAAGATTTACACCTCAAAAAGGAATGGACATTATAAAAACTATAGGAGAAAGGCTTGTGTCAAAACATGTTCAGCTTATAGTGCTTGGAACAGGATATAATGAATATGAGGAATATTTCAGGTATCTTAGTTCAAAGTATCCAAAAAATGTATCCACAAATATATATTTTGATGATGTATTGGCACATAAAATTTATGCTGCATCAGATATGTTTTTAATGCCCTCTCTATTTGAACCTTGTGGGTTAGGCCAATTAATAGCCCTTAGATATGGGACTATTCCTATAGTTAGAGAAACAGGAGGTCTTAAAGATACAATCATTCCTTATAACAAATATACAGGGGAAGGCAATGGATTTAGTTTTGCAAATTTTGATGGGGATGATCTTTTACGTATTATAAATGATGCAGTGGATTATTTCGAGGAAAAGGATATATGGAATAATATAGTAACTCATGCTATGGAGAGTAATAATAGTTGGGATAATTCTGCAAAGCTTTATAAATCATTGTATGAAAGTCTGTTGTAA
- the glgB gene encoding 1,4-alpha-glucan branching protein GlgB — protein MPNKDINLFYKGESYNSYKFMGSHFTKERGKFGTRFTVWAPKAAAVRVLGDFNNWNPRDGDNLERIWGKDLWSGFIIGVKKESIYKYEIIDKSGKSVLKSDPYARYSEKRPKNASKIIGKKTFKWEDSKWISKRKTQNVYKSPINIYEVHLGSWKKDENGNFLNYRDIAKQLVKYLKTMNYNYVEILPLMEHPLDDSWGYQITGYYSVTSRYGSIEDFKYFINMCHIEDIGVILDWVPGHFCKDEHGLYKFDGTPTYEYEDEKQSENKSWGAGNFDLGKPEIKSFLISNALFWLREFHIDGLRVDAVANTLYLDYDRGPGQWTANEYGGNENLSAVKFYRELNTALFKEFPNLIMIAEESTAWPMVTAPSYCGGLGFNFKWNMGWMNDVLKYIKMSPEERTYNHRLLTFSIMYNYSENFILPISHDEVVHGKCSLVDKMWGDYFDKFAGLRVFITYMYTHPGKKHIFMGTEFAQFSEWRSSGQLDWELIDKFPMHKKTLDFFEKINKFYISEKPLWELDHIEKGFEWIDADNSNQSILVFMRKSSQENNILIIICNFKSEVYSNYNIGVPYFGEYQEVFNTDEKEFGGSGGVVNDIVYSKNGEYHNQKFCLTVKIPPMAAIILKPKKIYPDIAEQKLIISSKDESKNKMSLKEQK, from the coding sequence GTGCCTAATAAGGATATAAATCTTTTCTACAAAGGAGAAAGTTATAATAGTTATAAATTTATGGGATCACATTTTACCAAAGAAAGAGGTAAATTTGGAACTAGGTTCACTGTATGGGCACCTAAGGCTGCTGCGGTAAGAGTACTAGGAGATTTTAATAATTGGAATCCTAGAGATGGGGATAACTTGGAAAGAATATGGGGAAAAGATTTGTGGAGCGGCTTCATTATAGGGGTAAAAAAGGAATCTATATACAAATATGAAATTATAGATAAAAGTGGCAAATCTGTTCTGAAATCAGATCCTTATGCTAGATATTCTGAAAAACGACCGAAGAATGCATCTAAAATAATTGGAAAGAAAACTTTCAAGTGGGAAGATAGTAAATGGATATCGAAAAGGAAAACACAAAATGTATATAAAAGTCCTATAAATATATATGAAGTACATCTTGGTTCGTGGAAAAAGGATGAAAACGGCAACTTTTTAAATTATAGAGATATAGCAAAACAACTTGTAAAATATTTAAAGACTATGAATTACAATTATGTGGAAATACTTCCTCTAATGGAACATCCATTAGATGACTCCTGGGGATATCAAATTACGGGATATTATTCTGTAACCAGCAGGTATGGCAGCATCGAGGACTTTAAATACTTTATAAATATGTGCCATATAGAAGATATTGGGGTGATATTGGATTGGGTGCCAGGCCACTTTTGTAAAGATGAACATGGATTATATAAGTTTGATGGCACACCAACTTATGAATATGAAGATGAAAAGCAATCTGAAAATAAATCTTGGGGAGCGGGAAATTTTGATTTGGGGAAACCGGAAATTAAAAGTTTTTTAATATCAAATGCCTTGTTTTGGTTAAGAGAATTTCACATAGATGGACTTAGGGTGGATGCCGTTGCAAATACACTTTATCTAGATTATGATAGAGGCCCGGGCCAATGGACAGCTAATGAATATGGCGGAAATGAAAATTTAAGTGCCGTTAAATTTTATAGGGAATTAAATACTGCACTTTTTAAGGAGTTTCCAAATTTAATTATGATTGCAGAAGAATCTACTGCATGGCCAATGGTCACAGCACCTTCATATTGTGGAGGATTAGGATTTAATTTTAAATGGAACATGGGTTGGATGAATGATGTATTAAAATATATTAAAATGAGTCCTGAAGAGAGAACATACAATCATAGATTACTTACTTTTTCCATTATGTATAATTATTCTGAAAATTTTATTCTTCCTATATCTCATGACGAAGTGGTCCATGGTAAATGCTCTCTTGTAGATAAAATGTGGGGAGATTATTTTGATAAATTTGCAGGGCTTAGAGTGTTTATTACCTACATGTATACTCATCCTGGTAAAAAACATATATTTATGGGAACGGAGTTTGCACAGTTTTCAGAATGGAGGAGTTCAGGTCAATTGGATTGGGAGCTTATAGACAAGTTTCCTATGCATAAGAAAACTCTAGATTTCTTTGAAAAAATAAATAAATTTTATATAAGTGAAAAGCCATTATGGGAACTTGACCATATTGAAAAGGGATTTGAATGGATAGATGCAGACAATTCAAATCAAAGTATATTAGTGTTTATGAGAAAGTCCAGCCAGGAGAATAATATTTTAATAATAATCTGTAATTTTAAATCAGAAGTTTATTCTAATTACAATATAGGAGTCCCATATTTTGGAGAATACCAGGAGGTATTTAATACAGATGAAAAAGAATTTGGAGGGTCTGGAGGAGTAGTTAATGACATAGTGTATTCTAAAAATGGAGAATACCATAATCAAAAATTTTGTCTAACTGTTAAAATACCTCCTATGGCCGCTATTATATTAAAACCCAAAAAAATATATCCTGATATTGCAGAACAAAAGTTGATTATAAGTTCCAAAGATGAAAGTAAAAATAAAATGTCATTAAAAGAACAAAAATAA